Proteins encoded together in one Maricaulis maris window:
- a CDS encoding flagellar FliJ family protein has protein sequence MTRSHEPLIRLARFKVEELQKQMAELDRSRAALIGQIERLEASVPEEQAAAAQSKEGYIAYGSYAQAVIKRKENIRASLDEIDVQANALRDRLSEAFQDLKKYELLEERRLARIEQSVRAAEQDELDEIALTRHGRASH, from the coding sequence ATGACACGCTCACATGAACCCTTGATCCGGCTTGCCCGGTTCAAAGTGGAAGAATTGCAAAAGCAGATGGCCGAGCTGGATCGCTCGCGCGCAGCCCTGATCGGTCAGATCGAGCGCCTCGAGGCGTCGGTCCCCGAGGAGCAGGCCGCCGCAGCCCAGTCCAAGGAAGGCTATATCGCCTATGGGTCCTACGCCCAGGCGGTGATCAAGCGGAAGGAAAATATCCGCGCCTCGCTGGACGAGATCGACGTGCAGGCCAATGCCCTGCGCGACCGCCTCTCCGAAGCCTTCCAGGACCTCAAGAAGTACGAGCTTCTCGAGGAGCGCCGTCTCGCCCGGATCGAACAGTCCGTGCGCGCCGCCGAACAGGACGAGCTCGACGAGATCGCGCTGACCCGCCACGGCCGCGCCTCGCACTGA
- the fliI gene encoding flagellar protein export ATPase FliI produces MRTLIDRVERLDDRILEGRVTALNGLLVEAEGPKAGLSLGAHAQIETGNGMAECEVVGFRGETALMMPFGPLEGVRPGARARLQPEAARVRPSQAWLGRVLDGFGRPLDHGPALTEGGIAYPLKGNPPSAHGRARLGSRMDLGVRVLNCFIPMRRGQRLGIFAGSGVGKSVLMSMLARACDADVIVIGLIGERGREAREFVDDVLGPEGRKRSVVITETSDAPALARRQAAHLTLTAAEYFRDQGLDVLCLMDSVTRFALAQREIGLAAGEPPTTRGYTPSVFAELPRLLERAGPGPERSDGGKQGTITGLFTVLVDGDDHNEPIADAVRGILDGHVVMSRAIAERGRYPAIDVLKSVSRTAPEVYEPAERPLVAEARKHLSAYADMEELIRLGAYTQGSNPAVDRAIALNEPLEAFLGQQKDEAADIPTTFAMLSGILGGGEGGRQ; encoded by the coding sequence ATGCGCACTCTGATCGATCGCGTTGAACGCCTCGATGACCGGATCCTGGAAGGACGGGTCACCGCGCTCAACGGGCTGCTTGTCGAGGCCGAGGGGCCAAAGGCTGGCCTGTCGCTTGGCGCCCACGCCCAGATCGAGACCGGCAATGGCATGGCCGAGTGCGAAGTTGTCGGCTTTCGCGGCGAGACCGCCCTGATGATGCCGTTCGGTCCGCTTGAGGGCGTTCGTCCTGGAGCCCGAGCCCGTCTGCAGCCCGAAGCGGCCCGCGTTCGTCCCAGTCAGGCTTGGCTGGGTCGCGTCCTCGACGGTTTCGGTCGCCCACTGGATCATGGTCCGGCCCTCACCGAAGGCGGTATCGCCTATCCCCTGAAGGGTAACCCGCCCAGCGCCCATGGTCGGGCCCGTCTCGGCAGCCGGATGGATCTGGGTGTGCGGGTGCTCAATTGCTTCATCCCGATGCGGCGCGGACAGCGGCTCGGCATCTTTGCCGGCTCCGGTGTCGGCAAGTCGGTCCTGATGTCGATGCTGGCCCGGGCCTGCGACGCCGACGTCATCGTGATCGGCCTGATCGGCGAACGGGGCCGGGAAGCGCGGGAATTTGTCGACGACGTTCTCGGACCGGAAGGACGCAAGCGTTCGGTGGTGATTACCGAGACCTCGGATGCGCCGGCCCTGGCCCGTCGCCAAGCGGCTCACCTGACGCTGACGGCTGCTGAATATTTCCGTGATCAGGGTCTCGATGTCCTCTGCTTGATGGACAGCGTCACACGTTTTGCCCTCGCGCAGCGCGAAATCGGCCTTGCCGCCGGCGAACCCCCGACCACGCGCGGATATACGCCGTCCGTATTTGCTGAATTGCCACGGCTACTTGAGCGCGCAGGGCCGGGTCCAGAGCGGTCCGATGGCGGAAAACAGGGGACCATTACCGGTCTTTTCACTGTTTTGGTGGATGGTGATGACCACAACGAACCAATAGCCGATGCCGTTCGCGGTATCCTGGATGGACACGTGGTCATGAGCCGAGCCATTGCCGAACGCGGGCGCTACCCCGCCATCGACGTGCTCAAGTCCGTCAGCCGGACGGCTCCGGAAGTCTATGAGCCCGCCGAGCGACCCCTGGTCGCGGAAGCGCGCAAGCATTTGTCGGCCTATGCCGACATGGAAGAACTGATCCGGCTGGGTGCCTACACCCAGGGATCGAATCCGGCAGTGGATCGGGCCATCGCGCTCAACGAACCGCTGGAAGCGTTCCTCGGACAGCAAAAAGACGAGGCGGCGGACATCCCGACGACCTTTGCGATGCTGTCGGGGATTTTGGGTGGTGGTGAAGGAGGGCGACAATGA
- a CDS encoding TonB-dependent receptor domain-containing protein — protein sequence MKHAALASTALIALAAPAFAQTTADALTSPGAPGEDVIVVEATHTQLDRFVYPGATARIDAETLDLARPSDLDDLLRQVLGLEVSGGPRRTGQTVSLRGQGRENTTLLLDGARQNYSSAHDGVFFVDPAMLVAVEAVRGPASALYGSGASGGVVAFRTASADDLLGHGERWGYGLGAGYRSVDEETRGSASLFGRVGRLDALASVSARSSGDIALGSGADLPAENDSLSGLIKLGADLADGVRTELSWQGFDGRATEPNNGQGGAGVDPLNALVDKVITADVLTLNTTLAPPSIDWLDLSVTVYRNQTGVDETETVSGRQLRRDLETTGLRLDQRFDFTLGALDAGLTVGGEYYEDSQDGYDSTGTGGVRGGAPDADSRFSAGWAQLELDGQAPFGLPGRVILLPGVRQDRFETSTPTTASTASDATSTRFAATYAPIEDFNVFVSWGEAFRAPSINELYLDGTHFSLPHIILGAPVFISNDFIANPDLLPEETETLEIGFRVDLSDRVTLDRLDMSASWYQTKADNLIDLFVDFAFDPTCFAPPFFAPCSAGTTQSRNVGSAELEGYEVQLGFGQGAFSLDASLTGIDGKDVATGNPLGSLAPTRLFVDGRWRFEEARLTLGGRIEAAGEYDKPLDTAEHRPGYVVADAYARWQPIADSGLRLNAGIENLFDHDYDRVFAGVSEPGRSLRFDVSWSQAF from the coding sequence ATGAAACATGCAGCTCTCGCGTCAACGGCTCTCATCGCCCTTGCCGCCCCCGCCTTCGCCCAGACGACCGCAGACGCCCTAACCAGCCCGGGCGCCCCGGGCGAGGACGTGATTGTCGTCGAGGCGACCCATACGCAGCTCGACCGCTTTGTGTATCCCGGTGCGACGGCCCGGATTGATGCCGAAACGCTCGACCTCGCCCGCCCGTCCGATCTCGACGACCTGTTGCGCCAGGTGCTAGGACTGGAGGTCAGTGGTGGTCCGCGCCGGACAGGGCAGACCGTCTCGCTGCGCGGCCAGGGCCGCGAGAACACGACCCTGCTGCTCGATGGCGCGCGACAGAATTACAGCTCGGCCCATGACGGGGTCTTCTTCGTCGACCCGGCCATGCTGGTCGCCGTCGAAGCGGTGCGCGGGCCGGCCTCGGCGCTCTACGGGTCCGGCGCATCCGGCGGTGTCGTCGCGTTCCGGACTGCGAGCGCTGACGACCTTCTGGGCCACGGCGAAAGATGGGGCTATGGCCTCGGCGCCGGCTACCGCTCTGTCGATGAAGAGACGCGCGGCTCGGCGAGCCTGTTTGGACGGGTAGGCCGTCTCGATGCCCTCGCCTCGGTTTCGGCACGCTCATCCGGTGACATTGCCCTGGGGTCCGGGGCCGACCTGCCGGCGGAGAATGACAGCCTGTCCGGCCTCATAAAGCTGGGCGCGGACCTGGCGGACGGCGTCCGCACAGAGCTGAGCTGGCAGGGTTTCGACGGTCGCGCGACCGAGCCCAATAATGGCCAGGGCGGTGCCGGCGTCGATCCACTCAATGCCCTGGTCGACAAGGTCATCACGGCGGACGTACTCACCCTGAACACCACGCTCGCGCCGCCGTCGATCGACTGGCTCGATCTGAGTGTCACCGTCTATCGCAACCAAACCGGGGTCGACGAAACCGAGACCGTGTCAGGTCGCCAGCTTCGCCGCGACCTGGAAACCACCGGCCTCCGCCTCGACCAGCGTTTCGACTTCACCCTCGGTGCCCTCGATGCCGGTCTAACCGTGGGCGGGGAGTATTACGAGGACAGTCAGGACGGCTATGACAGCACCGGAACCGGCGGTGTGCGCGGTGGCGCGCCGGATGCCGACAGCCGGTTCTCGGCCGGCTGGGCCCAGCTGGAACTCGACGGTCAGGCGCCCTTCGGCCTGCCGGGCCGTGTCATCCTGTTGCCGGGCGTGCGCCAGGACAGGTTCGAGACCTCGACACCGACCACCGCCAGCACAGCCAGCGATGCGACCTCCACCCGCTTTGCCGCGACCTATGCACCGATCGAGGACTTCAACGTCTTTGTCAGCTGGGGCGAGGCGTTCCGGGCACCATCAATCAACGAGCTCTATCTGGACGGCACACACTTCTCCCTGCCGCACATCATCCTTGGCGCGCCGGTTTTCATCAGCAATGACTTCATCGCCAATCCGGACCTGCTGCCAGAGGAAACGGAGACGCTGGAGATCGGCTTCCGGGTGGACCTGTCCGACCGGGTCACCCTCGACCGCCTCGACATGAGCGCGTCCTGGTACCAGACCAAGGCCGACAATCTGATCGATCTCTTCGTCGACTTTGCCTTCGACCCGACCTGTTTCGCGCCGCCCTTCTTCGCGCCCTGCTCGGCCGGCACGACACAGAGCCGCAATGTCGGCTCGGCTGAGCTGGAAGGCTATGAGGTCCAGCTGGGCTTCGGTCAGGGCGCCTTCTCGCTCGACGCCTCCCTCACAGGCATTGACGGCAAGGACGTGGCGACCGGCAATCCGCTCGGCTCGCTCGCCCCGACCCGGCTCTTCGTCGATGGTCGCTGGCGTTTCGAAGAGGCCCGGCTGACCCTGGGTGGTCGGATCGAGGCGGCGGGAGAGTATGACAAACCGCTGGATACGGCCGAACACCGCCCAGGCTATGTCGTCGCCGACGCCTATGCCCGCTGGCAACCGATCGCCGACAGTGGCCTGCGCCTCAATGCCGGTATCGAAAACCTGTTCGACCACGATTATGACCGCGTCTTCGCCGGCGTCAGCGAACCGGGCCGCTCGCTCCGCTTTGATGTGAGCTGGTCGCAGGCGTTCTGA